A segment of the bacterium genome:
CCGCGTTGACCCAGGCCGCCGGGCTGGGCGTGCTGCCCTTCGACGTGGTCGTGGTCAACCTCTACGACTTCACCGCGGCGGTCGACGCCGGCGCGGACGAAGCGGCCGCGATCGAGAAGATCGACATCGGCGGGCCGTCCCTGCTGCGCGCCGCCGCCAAGAACCACGCCCGCGTCTGCGTGCTGCCGGACCCGGCGTTCTACGACGACTTCCTCGAGGCCATCGCGGGCGACGCGGGTTTCCCGGACCTGGAATTCCGCCGCAACATGGCGGCGGCGACGTTCGCCGTCACGGCGGACTACGATGCCGCCATCGCGGACTGGTTCGTCGGCGGGCACGCCTGCTGCGACGACCCGGACCACGATCACGACCACGATCACGAGCAGATCCTGGGCATCGAGTTGCGCTACGGCGAGAACCCCCACCAGAAGGCCGAGCTGATGCTCCCCGGCGAGGACACCGAGGACCCGCTGATCGGGATGGGGCTGCGCCAGCTGGGCGGGAAGGAGATGTCCTTCAACAACCTGGTGGACGTTGTCGCCGCGGTGAAGCTCGTCGACGACCTCGAGGTCGGCGGGCAGGTCGCCTGCGCCGCGATCAAGCACACCAACCCCTGCGGCGTCGGCCTCGGGGCCACGGCGACGGCGGCCCTCGCGCGCGCGCTGCTGGGGGACCCCGATGCCGCGTTCGGCGGCGTCTTCGCCTTCACCGGCGAGGTGGATGCCGGCGTTGCCGAGGAGCTGCACGCGCGCTTCTGCGAGGTCGTCGTGGCGCCCGCCTTCACCGAGGCCGCGCTGGACCTGCTGGGACGCAAGAAGAACCTGCGGCTGCTGTCGCTGGACCGCGAAGCGTTCCGCGCCGCCACCTGGGGGCAGGTGCGCATCTTCGGCGACGTGCAGCTGCACCAGGACGAGGACGAGGGCTTCCCCGAGCTGGAGTCCTGGCGCCACGTCGCCGGCCCCACGCCGGACGCGGGCACCGCCGGCGCGCTGCGGCTGCTGTGGCGGATCTGCAAGCACGTCAAGAGCAACGCCGTCGTGCTGGGCGACGCCGCCGGCACCCTCGGCGTCGGCGCCGGCCAGATGAGCCGCGTCGACAGCGCGCGCCTGGCGGTGCGCAAGGCGGCCGACCGGGAGCTCGCGCTGGCGGGTTGCGCCTGCGCGTCGGACGCGTTCTTCCCGTTCCCGGACGGCATCGAGGAGCTGCACGCCGCCGGCGTGCGCGCCGTGGTCGCGCCCGCGGGCTCGATCCGCGACGCCGACGTCATCGCGGCCGCCGAGCGGCTGGGCGTGACCCTGATGCACACCGATCGCCGCCACTTCCGCCACTGAGCCCGGCCGGCGCGTCGCCGCCGGCCCGACGCAGGAGGACCATGACCCACGCGAGCGGCCGCCGCGACCAGCCCCAGGTGGCGGTCCTGGACTACGGCTCCCAGTACACGCAGCTCATCGCGCGCCGCCTGCGCGAGCTCGGCGTGTACAGCGAGATCACGCCGTTCTCGCGGGCCCGCGAGCTGCTCGGCCGCGACGACGTCCGCGGGATTGTGCTGTCGGGCGGGCCGTCGTCGGTCGACGACCCCGGTGCGCCGGACCTCGACGCCGGACTGCTGGCCGAGGGCAAGCCGCTGCTCGGCATCTGCTACGGCATGCAGCTGATCTGCCGCCGCCTCGGCGGCGCCCTGGAGGCTTCCGACCGCCGAGAGTACGGCCCGGCGCAGATCGAGCGCCTCGCGGACGACGCCCTGTTCGACGGCACGCCGTCCGCGCAGCCGGTGTGGATGAGCCACGGCGACCGGGTCGCCCGCCTGCCCGAGGGCTTCGTCGTCCTGGCGCGCTCCGCCTCGATCCCCTTCGCCGCGGCCGGCGATCCCGCGCGCCGCATCTACGCCGTGCAGTTCCACCCCGAGGTCGCGCACACCGAGCACGGGCTGACCCTGCTGCGCAACTTCGCCCGCGGCGTCTGCGGCCTCGCGGGCGACTGGTCCGCCGCGCATTTCGTGGCCGGAGCGGTGGCGGAGATCCGCGAGCGGGTCGGCGACGGCCAGGTGCTCTGCGGCGTCTCGGGCGGCGTCGACTCCACCGTGACGGCCTCGCTGATCGACCACGCCGTGGGCGACCGCCTGCATGCCGTGTTCGTCGACAACGGGCTGCTGCGGCTGGGGGAGGCGGGCGAGGTCGAGCGCGACCTCAACGCCTTCCTGCACCGGCCCGTGCGCCGCATCGACGCGCGCAACCGCTTCCTGACCGCCCTGCGCGGCGTCGAGGAGCCCGAGCGCAAGCGCAAGATCATCGGCGGGACCTTCATCGAGGTCTTCAAGGACGCGACGCGGGACCTGGGGGAGGTGTCGTTCCTGGCGCAGGGGACGCTGTACCCGGACCGCATCGAATCGGTGTCGATCAACGGCCCGAGCCACGTCATCAAGTCCCACCACAACGTCGGCGGCCTGCCCGCCGAACTGGGGTTCGAGCTGATCGAGCCGCTGCGCGACCTGTTCAAGGACGAGGTGCGGGCCGTGGGGCGCAGCCTGGGCATCCCCGACAGCCTGCTCATGCGCCACCCGTTCCCGGGCCCGGGCCTGGGCGTGCGCATCCTCGGCGAGGTGTCGCCGGAAAAGGTCCGCCTGCTGCAGCGCGCCGACCATATCTTCATCCAGGAACTGCGCGACGCCGGCCAGTACGAGCGCATCTGGCAGGCGGGCGCGGTGCTGCTGCCGGTCCGCACCGTCGGCGTCATGGGCGACCAGCGCACCTACGAGGCGGTGGTGGCCCTGCGGGCGGTGACCAGCCTGGACGGGATGACCGCCGACTGGGCCCGCATCCCCGACGACGTGTTGGCACGCGTCGGCAACCGCATCATCAACGAGGTGCCCGGCATCAACCGCGTCGTCTACGACATCAGCAGCAAGCCGCCGAGCACCATCGAGTGGGAATGAGATCGGGCGAAACGGGATGAACACGCGCCTGCGCACCGGCCTGCACCTGTTCGTCGCGGCCGCCCTCTGGGGGGCGGCCGCGTCCGTCGCGGCGCAGCCGACCGACCCCCATCACCCCGCCGACCCCGATCTGGCGCGATGGCGCGGCGAACGCCGGGCCGCTCTGAAGGCGCGCGCGCTGGACAAGGACGCCGCGGCGGAATTCGGGCTGCTGGTCATCCCGGTGGACTTCGACGGCGAACGGTTGCCCGCCGCCTGGGAGGCGGCGCGCGATCTGGCGCCGCGCCTGCTGGAGGGAACCGGTTCGCTGAAGGGCTACGTCGACGCGGCCTCCCGCGGCCGGCTGGGCCTGCGCCTGGTGCTGTCGCCGCTGGTGCACCTGCCCGGCTCGCCGGGCGACTACTCCGATCTCGGTCTGCAGGGTTTCACCAGGACGCGCCTGTTGGCGCAGCGGTCGCTGGCGGAGGCGGCCGCCTTGGGGGTGCCGTTCGCGGCGGCCGATCGGGACGGCGCCGACGGGGTGCCGGGCAGCCCCGACGACGACGGCGAGGTCGACGGCGTGCTCATCCTGCACGCCGAAGCCGGCTGGGAGGGGGAACCCGCGGGCGTGGTCGTCCCCCTGCAGTACTTCCTCGAAGACCCGGTCGTGCAGTCGGGCACGGCCGCCGCCGTCTACGCCGTGGCCAGCCTGCGCAGCGGCCTGGGCATCTGGGCCCACGAGACGGCCCACCTCTTCGGACTGGACGACCGCTACGACGTGTTCCTGCCGGGCACCGGGGAAGCGACGGCCCGCGGCGGGCTCGGCGCCTTCAGCCTGATGGCCGGCGGCGCCCGCGACGGCGCGGGCGACCACGCGCCGGCGCTGCCGGACGCCGAGAGCGCGCTGCAGCTCGGCTGGCGCGACGAGCGCGTCCTGGTCGGGCGGGGCGACGGGCCGCAGGTCCTGCCGGCCGGCGAAGTCTGGCGGCTGCCGGCGGGGCCGCTCAACCCGGGGCAGTGGTTCCTGCTGGAGCGGCGCGGCGGCACGCCGCCCTGGGACCCGGTGCTGCCGGACCCCTCCCTGGTGATCTGCCACGTCGACGGCGACCTGCCCGACGACGCGCAGTCGGCGCTCGGCACGCGCCACCTGCGGGTCCGGCTCGTGGAAGCGGACGGCGACCAGGACGTCGCGGCCGGTCTCGCCGCCGGCGACGCGGGAGATGCCTTCTCGGCCGCCGCCGGCCCCGTGGACTGGAATGCCGGCACCTCGCCGTCGAGCCACGGCTATCTGGGACCGAGCGGCGTGGCCTGCACCCTGACGCGGGAAGGCGACGAACTGTCGGTCGCCTGGGTCACGGCCGGGCACCGGCTCGCGCTCGAACTGCGCCTGGTGCCGGCCCCCGGCGACACCTTGGTCGACCTGCTGGTCCGCGATCCCGATCTGGCGTCCGCCCCCCTCGCGATCACCCTCGGGCTCGACGGGGGCGCCACGCCTTGGGGCGAATTCGCGCCGGGCACCTC
Coding sequences within it:
- the purH gene encoding bifunctional phosphoribosylaminoimidazolecarboxamide formyltransferase/IMP cyclohydrolase, translated to MAPGPDLNRRRRALLSVTDKSRLGELARALDGRGYELVASGGTAASLRDEGLAVRDVSEVTGFPEIFGGRIKTLHPLVFGGILGPDEAALTQAAGLGVLPFDVVVVNLYDFTAAVDAGADEAAAIEKIDIGGPSLLRAAAKNHARVCVLPDPAFYDDFLEAIAGDAGFPDLEFRRNMAAATFAVTADYDAAIADWFVGGHACCDDPDHDHDHDHEQILGIELRYGENPHQKAELMLPGEDTEDPLIGMGLRQLGGKEMSFNNLVDVVAAVKLVDDLEVGGQVACAAIKHTNPCGVGLGATATAALARALLGDPDAAFGGVFAFTGEVDAGVAEELHARFCEVVVAPAFTEAALDLLGRKKNLRLLSLDREAFRAATWGQVRIFGDVQLHQDEDEGFPELESWRHVAGPTPDAGTAGALRLLWRICKHVKSNAVVLGDAAGTLGVGAGQMSRVDSARLAVRKAADRELALAGCACASDAFFPFPDGIEELHAAGVRAVVAPAGSIRDADVIAAAERLGVTLMHTDRRHFRH
- a CDS encoding FlgD immunoglobulin-like domain containing protein; the encoded protein is MNTRLRTGLHLFVAAALWGAAASVAAQPTDPHHPADPDLARWRGERRAALKARALDKDAAAEFGLLVIPVDFDGERLPAAWEAARDLAPRLLEGTGSLKGYVDAASRGRLGLRLVLSPLVHLPGSPGDYSDLGLQGFTRTRLLAQRSLAEAAALGVPFAAADRDGADGVPGSPDDDGEVDGVLILHAEAGWEGEPAGVVVPLQYFLEDPVVQSGTAAAVYAVASLRSGLGIWAHETAHLFGLDDRYDVFLPGTGEATARGGLGAFSLMAGGARDGAGDHAPALPDAESALQLGWRDERVLVGRGDGPQVLPAGEVWRLPAGPLNPGQWFLLERRGGTPPWDPVLPDPSLVICHVDGDLPDDAQSALGTRHLRVRLVEADGDQDVAAGLAAGDAGDAFSAAAGPVDWNAGTSPSSHGYLGPSGVACTLTREGDELSVAWVTAGHRLALELRLVPAPGDTLVDLLVRDPDLASAPLAITLGLDGGATPWGEFAPGTSAVTRELIESAPGEWRPATPIRWLPAGDPPAGAATTFVAELRRDGAVLGSETRSWLWREADDPFSTAGWPGDWDVLSDGGTTWHLWDMALPSPVLACTDAAAATPIDWPEVTYGNSDEAVLVSPAWRGEGRALRIVHALDALLWSPGLGADGAVLEALAADGTIVALVPSGGYPGSMARDVDNPLFGRPAFIGPGELLADDRPLWRADVVPLPAALADGARLRLRFASDPLWRGRGWLVADLALVPAEDAERPCRAVWDPAADGLLVTWPWESPTTLTVEFSLDRGASWVTVWEGAPPGGPVASQHFVPAGQMLVPPLAATTRALVRARLRLPLGEVATPVAVHAPATPAAAALGLPAPNPGRGLIRVPVSVAAGTARLAIHDLRGRRVRAWELAAGDFVVAWDGRDDRGRRLPSGVYIVRLEHGGSVMTRKATLER
- the guaA gene encoding glutamine-hydrolyzing GMP synthase; the encoded protein is MTHASGRRDQPQVAVLDYGSQYTQLIARRLRELGVYSEITPFSRARELLGRDDVRGIVLSGGPSSVDDPGAPDLDAGLLAEGKPLLGICYGMQLICRRLGGALEASDRREYGPAQIERLADDALFDGTPSAQPVWMSHGDRVARLPEGFVVLARSASIPFAAAGDPARRIYAVQFHPEVAHTEHGLTLLRNFARGVCGLAGDWSAAHFVAGAVAEIRERVGDGQVLCGVSGGVDSTVTASLIDHAVGDRLHAVFVDNGLLRLGEAGEVERDLNAFLHRPVRRIDARNRFLTALRGVEEPERKRKIIGGTFIEVFKDATRDLGEVSFLAQGTLYPDRIESVSINGPSHVIKSHHNVGGLPAELGFELIEPLRDLFKDEVRAVGRSLGIPDSLLMRHPFPGPGLGVRILGEVSPEKVRLLQRADHIFIQELRDAGQYERIWQAGAVLLPVRTVGVMGDQRTYEAVVALRAVTSLDGMTADWARIPDDVLARVGNRIINEVPGINRVVYDISSKPPSTIEWE